Proteins encoded together in one Carya illinoinensis cultivar Pawnee chromosome 3, C.illinoinensisPawnee_v1, whole genome shotgun sequence window:
- the LOC122303688 gene encoding uncharacterized protein LOC122303688: protein MSAVNGGIREPPAGLTLGDILLGTAEKRAALAPPVPRTRDQSAPATRLRPQLSNRTLLDVIQEHDPDARLSFKDLIGDDHNNRDKNYWKNFKDRLNLKRAGANWTSRIPASDIPIQNGNDTFTSSASLELSFSVTNSVRFQHTAESTQLEDDSTSFDMCGGHSSSSSPCTRPQMSRRSSTRLGPSVPIESRSTPPGDSDFYHAPPPSQAQGFGRQISRQNATRHPATQSQNSMHNRYVADFTSTEEGYAECDGDEASIRAPRPRLSTVLAEERALSAREAVAAQEAAEAVAAAERDQAETEESEAAEPPARMSLMDLMDYNIGEEEEEEEEEEEEEAKAEEEGEVVGGGGGVEHKCCVCMVRHKGAAFIPCGHTFCRLCSRELMVGRGNCPLCNRFILEILDIF, encoded by the coding sequence ATGTCGGCGGTGAACGGCGGCATTCGAGAGCCGCCGGCAGGTTTGACTCTGGGCGATATATTATTGGGCACGGCTGAGAAGCGAGCCGCGCTGGCTCCTCCAGTTCCTCGAACTCGAGATCAAAGCGCGCCGGCAACTCGGCTTCGGCCTCAGCTCAGTAACCGTACCCTCCTGGATGTGATCCAAGAGCATGATCCGGATGCCAGGCTGTCCTTCAAGGATCTCATTGGCGACGACCACAACAACAGGGACAAAAACTATTGGAAAAACTTCAAAGACAGGCTCAATCTCAAGCGCGCCGGGGCGAATTGGACCTCTCGTATCCCTGCATCGGATATCCCTATCCAGAATGGCAACGATACTTTCACTAGTAGCGCGTCATTGGAACTTTCGTTTTCTGTGACCAACTCGGTTCGTTTCCAGCACACGGCCGAGTCCACTCAGTTGGAGGACGACTCGACTTCTTTCGATATGTGCGGAGGCCATTCTTCCTCGTCGAGTCCGTGTACCAGGCCACAGATGTCTCGTCGTAGCTCGACCCGGTTGGGCCCGTCGGTTCCGATTGAGTCCAGGTCAACTCCACCCGGCGACTCAGACTTTTACCACGCACCTCCTCCATCACAGGCTCAGGGTTTCGGGCGTCAAATATCGCGGCAAAATGCAACGCGCCACCCAGCGACTCAGAGCCAGAACTCGATGCACAACAGGTACGTCGCCGATTTTACATCAACAGAAGAAGGATACGCCGAATGCGATGGTGACGAAGCCTCGATACGGGCGCCCAGGCCCCGCCTCTCAACAGTATTGGCAGAGGAGAGAGCTCTCTCAGCACGAGAAGCCGTGGCAGCACAGGAAGCGGCGGAGGCGGTGGCAGCAGCCGAGAGAGACCAAGCGGAGACGGAGGAGTCTGAGGCGGCGGAACCTCCGGCGAGGATGTCACTGATGGACTTGATGGACTATAACAtaggagaggaggaggaggaggaggaggaggaggaagaggaagaagcgaAAGCGGAGGAGGAGGGGGAGGTGGTGGGCGGAGGGGGAGGGGTAGAGCATAAATGCTGCGTGTGCATGGTGAGGCATAAAGGTGCGGCGTTTATACCTTGTGGCCACACTTTTTGCAGGCTGTGTTCAAGGGAGCTTATGGTCGGTAGGGGTAACTGCCCCCTCTGCAACCGCTTCATACTGGAAATCCTCGACATTTTCTGA
- the LOC122303690 gene encoding putative SERF-like protein codes for MSRGNQRDRDRERAQARAGNKSKQPKSDGLTPEQRRERDAKALQEKMARKAAQFAGGNKAGGGIEGKK; via the exons ATGAGTC GCGGTAACCAGAGAGACCGGGACCGTGAGCGGGCTCAGGCTCGGGCCGGCAACAAGTCCAAGCAGCCCAAAAGCGACGGCCTCACCCCCGAGCAACGCCGAGAAAGGGATGCGAAGGCGCTACAAGAAAAGATGGCGAGGAAAGCGGCGCAGTTCGCCGGGGGGAACAAAGCTGGCGGCGGCATTGAAGGTAAAAAATGA